The Ptychodera flava strain L36383 chromosome 18, AS_Pfla_20210202, whole genome shotgun sequence sequence TtcactgggcgatgtttccacagcggtttcagttgtacgtggtaccactgtctttcaaaaaatattctaaacatacctagcgacatatccttagttgcactttaatcttttccgtcgatgagctgttcaagttcccacgctgttggaatgttggaaaatgttggaaaatatgttttagagaatgtgtcgtcacctatcctggacgcacatcacgttctagtcacccgccattgttgcaaagatgcagacgacactacggtcacgtgaccaagcacttttccaaatttggtcaggactatttccctagggaaatagcttttcaaaaaatgccctctgacgtcacttttgtcgatccggtggggactagacgtatctattttctcgtcacgtgacgtattctggcgaatcgcgacagggaatgagcatgtggcgtgttataaataaCATATAAGGCACATTTGCACCACACCTGATTTTGCACGAATATAGCATGTTCTGTCGTTGAAAGGTAGTTCTGTTCGGTTGTCAATTTTCATGACGACATCTTACGGTTCATTTCTGCATCTCAGGAACAAATCCCTGTGCTGTAGATCCATGTGATAGAGACACCGAGTATTGTAAGAAGGAGGAGAGGGATATAAGTGTCTTTGCAGGGCTGGTCGGCGATTGGTTGATGGCGAATGTATGCGTAAGTATTGTCTAATGAAAAAACATCAAGGAGAATAAACGGATTTACCTGAAGGCTAAGACCAAGTGTTAATTCCTCGACAAATAATTTGTCTTAGTGCATGTTTGTTCAATATATGCTAAAAACCTGCAgctgcctgcctacctacctacctaccttacCAACCAACCAACCGACTAACCGACCAACAGACCGACCAACGTACTCACTCACtcgctcactcactcactcagtAACATACGCTAAATGTAAGTTGCGTTGGAAAATATATAGAAACAAAATAATCTATTGTGTGTAATATTCATGCTCTGCCAACAGATGTTCAGCTGTTCAAAGGTAGTCTGAAGATCATTGCAACTCATGGCACACCAGCTGTTTACACATCTGATTTAAACGATTCAAGTTCACAAAAGTACATATCTCTAGCCAAAAGCTTTATCGAAATGGTGAGTTGAAGTATCAAACATGTATCGTTTGAATCTAGTataataaaaatgatatcacataggcctacatagacccagttatccctatagtatgacttcacactataggtatatgaccacgatgaatccatattccacatgtggtggatatgggacccggactacttttaaaacgtaaacaaaaaatcagctaCATGTGTAttcagaaattattttcaaattccagaatgcaaaagtgggagggtaatgaaGCACAAGGAAATATAGTAGTATTAAAATATAagtgtagaatacaaaataatgTCGATACTAGAATGTTTATGAGTTTGTGTTTCTTCGTCGTTGATTTGCgattgaaacgtttgatttCTACACCACTGACTGTCAACATTTAATACGCTATGTTACCGGCATTTTGTGTCGCCTACCTCGTCAAAAGAGCCCCTGtcgatgtccatcaaacaacataCAAACCATAGCCGATAACCCAAGACACGTACCAATCATCCATgcagcagtaagaatgtttACTGAAGCAACATTGagttcaacatcacgatcaatgctgccgTGGTAGTCAACGAATCGAGCCCCGGGTCGAGCCGAGGAAGAGAAGGGCGTTCATCATTTCTGACAGCAATGACGATACTCCGGACTCATCAGAAGAAACACTATTTTACTTTTCAAGAGCGACGAGTTCAGGAGGTTATCAGTGCACTTAAAGGTGCAAGCTATTGCTTTGTCTATGCATGTTGTCCACCACGTTGTATTGTACCGTGTTGTTTAACTTCCGTGGTCTCGCGTCTGAGCTCAGAAAGAGTCGTTGCTCGTAGTCTTACCGATTGAGTCAGTGCCGAACACAGctcttcattatatttaaacaagctcattttattcgtaaaatattaaacatacaattgataatttcgtaacacataataattggtaattttaaaaatttcatacaaactttgcaaagtataattctttgaatgatgttcgaatattgacaaaaataacccgtTCCCGGTAGCCGTATACCGCGGCTGAGAGTCGCGACGTCCCGCACCTAGCGCTTGCAcgtccaataattttatgaatgaattttcatccaaattgatgttatagtaattaccaaataaataccttgtattaaaaatccatagtctttcctatttccgcTTGATTTGCAAGAAAAAGCCCTACTAGAGATGTTAATTATCAtgcatgacaacttttccccacacagacttagacgtggtggctgtgaccaatctggctgaaattggtcatagccaccacgtctattaaaattcatgagtttacttttcttgtttacgtacatacttatatcagatggaaatctgaggatttgcgattacatcaggttgacaaccccccacacaagagcaatgaattaaaattactctttacaaagcatgcggacaaatttgttggttccacacatgtcacttactctttacaaagcatgacaaattagttggttccacacatgtcactacaaatacaacactaacgttcattggaaagggacaatttgaagccgcctattaaagctcgtgcccgtgtgcagtgatatgttcgtcggtaacgctgtgaatgaaacatgcacacagcggcccacacaacatcgtaagcttactatcgtggtatttgtatttgtatttttgaaacgaatcaaacacaaactcgacaaaaaaacattttggatagttaggtggggagcctctttcacatttttcacattAGATTTTACAAACACATTCATTCATGCACAGTATCTCACCACGCGCATATGCTACTGCATCTCTACAACGTCCATCCACATTATATGGGTGACCGCGAGCAGTTTCTTAAATGTATGTACATTTGGAAAATTAGCCTGTGCTCCAAAATTCCACCATAAATACCGTTTTGAAAGTGTCAGTGCTACTTACTTTTGTTGGCGgccttatttcattttcatcgaCAATTCTGTCCCATTTTGCTGACCAACCGTTGAACCCGACAAGACACTGACACGGTCCTTCTTCAACTGCAACTATTTTCTTCACTGCACCCTTTGTCCACCAGTAACAGTCATCGAGGGCCTCAACTTTTCACCTACTGAGAACGCGTTATGAGctatgttttctgtgttttccggtgtttggcttaattgctaatgaaacttttaattttaattgttttccaagtcaactatccaagcattttaagaggggtgatcaaaaaggccagaacagccaattttgaccaaccgggttcaagaacccgggaaaggtgttaaaagtgtgcgatagatgtgtttacgacataaacattacgaacagtaggattaagataggtatgaataatccaaactgcccagtttctatGTGGGGGAAAGTTTGAATGAGGAGCAGCTTCGGCGTGCTCGAAGTTAACCTCGACATGTACAGCTGAGCGCAGTCAAGTCATCTGTGACCCAgcgacgacctcataacacaaGCTTAcgaattcttgtaaaatactccTCTCCTTATTTCGCAGTAATTATCATTCCTGAAAGGTTTATTCacggaaaactgggtctatgcatgtgataaatatataatccccacgtattcctcactcgtgtgtCTGTGTCGCGGActcgtgattccccgtgtagcggccgtatccccccCTCGCCTAAGGCTCAaagggatacggccgctacacggggaatcactcgtccgcgacgcagccacactccgttcggaatacggggggattatatataattatcagTCCACCGTTTCAAAGCTACATTACAAATAGTACAGAATCTCATAATGCATACGGAATCGCCGAAGAGATACATTAAATAACCAGATGATCTGAAAGTGCTCAAGTGcctgagtatatatatattgcgTGTGTCtgtaaatttgaacttttgccaaaactttaTAACTTCATTACAACTCCGGTTATCAACATCATGTACATGTTCGTAACAGGCTAATTCCAAAGGTCCGcaattatacaaatatgtaattggcagaaataaaaatactaaatgtcTTTGACTGTTGCCATTGTTGCACTGCATGACGTAACATGCGTAATTGGATTTTGCCAAGTTCTTCAAGCTTCATATGGCAACCAAGAAAGTCATTTGCTTTCCAAATTGTGAATTAGCAgacttgaaaatacaaaatatctttCCTTAATATAATTTGATTGCCTTATCAATATACACAATCATTTTCATAAACATTTGTAGTAAGAATCCTTGCAGTCTTATGTCCATAATTTGAAATGTGAGTTCTATAGCAAATAAGTTAGTAGCTGGTATAAAATGCCGAGGGACTTTCAGTGTAATTTTATATCAGTATCTTTAACGAACGTAACATAAATTGTCCAATGTGAttaagtcaattaagatataatCCTAAACCTGAAAGTGTATAAGTTATGCATAGGAGTTATTAGCCTATCTTAAATGCAGGTGCAATTGTCACAAATGCTTAACAGTAtctccaacgtacatatcaagtttcatcactttTGATCAATTCATCTAGATATACCCCTCGTTAGAAAAGTTAActaaatatataatttaataATAGCTCCAAATgttatcagttcttgcaatttgcAAACTTAATCTATTACCAGATTTTATTCTAATCCGATgagccgttcttgagatatctcACCAAagacagacatgcagacagatACACAGGCAAACAGAGATGGATGACTTTGTCTTTGGTAAATATTGCGTCATTACCAAAACGCGATGAATGTCGGCACATGTGAAGCAAATTCAACGTTTGATGCCTGTTCATAACTCGCCATTTGTAGTCTTCATAATACCACAAGACTTTGCCCAATAACAGTTGGTTGCGTCCCTTTATTTGGATATTTGGACCAGTTCCGGTAAAACcacaatgtaaaaaaattgaatctGTACTGTTGGTCCAATACGCTCAGCCACAGACAGGACGACCCATCCCTTTTAACAAAAAGCTTCCTTCGTGTATTGTGATAAGAATGTTACGTTCTCGTACcagtttaaaatttgaaataaatttttcttTTCGACAGATTGACATGATCATGAACTTCCGCTTTCCATACATATATTGGATCAACCGTTCTTAGTTTCAAAAGCGGCAGCATCGAAGTCTCTTACACCAGCACCTTTCGCGACGAGCAGAACGTCACTGCAGAAAACCTGACGGAAACTATCAAGGAGAATGTGGAAAACGGcacaaatttgtacaatttcacTATCACTGATGATTTCACAATTAAGGTGAGCATTTAGTTCTATGAACTTGTCCAGAGAAGTACTTATCTTATTTTACCATTGCAACAGCTTTCCTGACATTATTCCGTTTATTTCAGTGCATAAGGACAAAGTGTGTTCCGATCCAGACAGACATGATTGCTCGGATGTCAACGCATGTGTAGATGAAACGGACGGTACATTTTCCTGCATGCCAGTTGGTTTATATTACACCTCTAAACCAGCAGACACAAAGAGTATAATTGAAGTGTcaaatcaaacaattttaccgcATTAAAATAGAAAGAGATCTGCAGAACAGTTGCAAATCGAGCCACATGATATTGAACAACTTGCAATGTCAAATATTCCAACGACAAACTTAAACCGCAAGGTAAATGAGTAATAAAAACAAATTCATTTGTTTCTACCTTCGGCATGTAGATCGTTTTTTTACAGTTTGCAAGTTTCTTATAAGTCTAATAACACGCCCTGTCCAATGTTGATTGCTCTTTATGATAGACCCATGTAACCCTAATCCGTGTGAAAATGAAGGAATGTGTACGGTAAAGGACGATAATTTTTCATGCACGTAAGTACAATATAACTCCGGTTAAAATTTGCTAGTTTGAGCGATTCGTTGTCGACACGTTTGAAAATGTTCGTGAGATTTATAAGACGGAATGATTAATAATGCAGGCAACCCTTGAAAATTCCATGTAAAGTATTATTAATTTCATCGGAATCATATAAACGTGAGAAGAAAACGgattttatttcagtatatgCAACAGTGAAACATCATTTTCGATCAGTGACTTCAATTACTGTATATTTTGCCATTTACTTAAACAATGCAGGTGCCTGACCAAGTTCGAAGGTGATCTCTGCCAAGTGGTGATAAAAGTTGAACAAGGTTTGTGTGCCTTCAGGTTTTGTCCATTTATGAAGTCGTGTTCCGATTTGTGGTTTGCAGAACGTTGGTTTTGCAAATATTGGTTTCAAAGATTCATTGAGTCAACAAGGAATGTTTTTCAGTTTAGATTGAACGAAAAATAAACacgggaaatgccatattttatCCATCAGGCTGTTTAAACTAGCGATCACCGAAGCCGCGCTGATAGAGCAAACAGAGGGTTTGTATAGATGAGTATTTAGGGCCTCTGTGTCTGCTTATTTTATAGGTTTAGGTCTGGCAGGAATAATTGGAGTCTCCACGGGGCTCACAGCTGGTGTCATTTTGCTGGCTTTGATTCTGTTCCTGGTGTTGTACAGACGATTTCTGAAGGAAAAGCCAACATCTTACACAGAAAATCCTTACCGGCCATGGACGCTTTCTTGGCCAGGACGAAAGCATAAAGACACCGATTATTACAAGGAGTCGCCGTACTGGGACAATTACAGCAGCAGTTCGTATGGTGAAGACGAAGGGGGTAGCCCAGGCAGCGGTCAAAAGGATATCCTTTACGGCAGAGCTGAAAGGTTGCGTAGTGCAATGGTTATGGCAAGGGATTCCCAGGTAACTCAAAGGATTGCTAGCTTGTTTCTATGATTTGCCAGCCAGAGAGCTGTTTACAATTATATGTTACAGTTACCTTACTCGGCTCAAAACCTTTATGCCTGGATTAACGAACATGTGATTTAAGGTAGTTTGGGtctcaaaaatgaaatactttAACTTTTACTCACACTTTTTTTCaagcaaattttcaacaattaatctctttcaaaatcaaaaataaatttggggtcatcgtgcaaattttgatcgGAAATAACAAATGACTCAAtgttttactgatatttgaaattcaaaacggctgTCATTCCTGTATTATCCTAAAGGAAGGATTTTAAAAATCCCGATTCTCAAAAATAAACTGAGGAAGTGAAAACTTTCTTAACTCATCATAAGCTACAAaagagccccaacaagtggtaggctGAAAGAATActagtattgtaaaagtttgatatcACACAAGTGATATGTATGAATTCCGTCTCGAGCCTTCCGACATGTAAGTCGGATGTTCTCGGTTAGATTCTTCGTTCAATATTTCTGTTCAACATATTGGCTAACTATTGTTATATTTACTGACGCATTATTCCGAACGTACGCAGTTACTTCCGAATCGCGAAAACttacatgccggaaaatgccgagagagtttgaccggttaagaagggcttgactacgcagtttctgcgtagtgaagcttcattacgtattcatggtgacccctggccagctgtcaataactttgggggcttttgtcttttggcctgctttgcatatgcgtcgttggacacgacctgccaatcacccaggtagtcaattaaactattaattgactgtttaccgacccaattaacactatccagcagtatcagtcatattttaatcgcgtggcccgggtgggcacaacgtaggaacgcgtgtatttctatgtgtatgtttcacttgtggtgttgtttgtaccat is a genomic window containing:
- the LOC139117935 gene encoding uncharacterized protein, with product MKECVRCLTKFEGDLCQVVIKVEQGLGLAGIIGVSTGLTAGVILLALILFLVLYRRFLKEKPTSYTENPYRPWTLSWPGRKHKDTDYYKESPYWDNYSSSSYGEDEGGSPGSGQKDILYGRAERLRSAMVMARDSQAFLYPHGNQAKKTVDMSDSSLNSEFILPYVADGSELARDEAASYEAMDRIPIDREFKIPRARLHQPPH